The Candidozyma auris chromosome 1, complete sequence genome includes a region encoding these proteins:
- a CDS encoding U5 snRNP complex subunit LIN1 — MSSDDESGIEYYGSKKGKSEVLLGFNSDSEAEIDDSDSEKEGDDSPKDDDKNDPNDETHDTDDDDMFASGDDDSISETKSRKKFDMDEFEREQGIGKYDEEKLIESNDEKFNLVDAEEQRRQQIYYGNIEVLKNDTERPKQEVTIEAFDLREEAEKFEFDKNMNVVRQKDDSQKEEAWLIDVNAADIEKARLAQAKNQAQTKIRPTRCTKELLTDLITALEPSETPLEALSRLAPQKKGRKSKNLLKHLDEKLRKQQVYEITGACDELMNDKGFAKLFDLSREDLMRIYRQETGSDYKFDRGQKRTFDDAEIEDDETVNVIDYGPKIWEFRWKGDDQVNGPYSSYEMNYWKVNYFNDDVMIRKKGESDFRKITAEDFETQASPLD; from the coding sequence ATGTCAAGCGATGACGAAAGCGGCATAGAATATTATGGGCTGAAAAAGGGTAAATCTGAAGTACTCCTTGGGTTCAATTCGGATTCGGAGGCTGAGATCGATGATAGCGACTCGGAGAAGGAGGGAGATGACTCTCCGAAGGATGACGATAAAAATGATCCTAATGATGAGACTCATGACACTGACGACGATGATATGTTTGCTAGTGGAGACGACGATCTGATTTCGGAAACCAAGTCTAGGAAGAAGTTCGACATGGACGAGTTCGAGAGAGAACAGGGTATTGGTAAAtacgatgaagagaagtTAATCGAGAGTAACGACGAGAAATTCAATCTCGTGGACGCtgaagagcaaagaagaCAGCAAATATATTATGGCAATATCGAGGTACTTAAAAATGACACGGAAAGGCCGAAACAAGAAGTAACGATAGAGGCCTTCGATCTTCGAGAAGAGGCCGAGAAATTTGAGTTCGATAAGAATATGAACGTTGTTAGACAAAAGGATGACCTGcaaaaggaagaagcaTGGCTTATTGACGTGAATGCAGCTGATATAGAGAAAGCCAGGTTAGCTCAGGCAAAAAACCAAGCCCAAACAAAGATTAGGCCAACTAGATGCACAAAAGAGCTACTTACCGATTTGATAACGGCATTGGAGCCCTCAGAGACACCTTTGGAGGCTCTATCGAGACTAGCTCCGCAAAAGAAGGGGCGCAAGAGTAAAAATCTCTTGAAACATTTAGACGAAAAACTTCGAAAGCAACAGGTATACGAGATAACTGGCGCATGCGACGAACTAATGAACGACAAAGGATTTGCGAAGCTATTTGATTTGAGTCGAGAAGACTTGATGCGAATATATAGACAAGAGACTGGCTCCGATTATAAGTTTGACAGAGGGCAAAAGAGGACTTTCGATGATGCTGAGATCGAGGACGATGAAACGGTGAATGTCATTGACTATGGTCCCAAGATCTGGGAGTTCCGCTGGAAGGGTGACGACCAGGTCAACGGACCTTATTCATCGTATGAGATGAACTACTGGAAGGTCAACTACTTTAATGATGATGTAATGATACGCAAAAAGGGTGAATCTGACTTCAGGAAGATAACAGCCGAGGATTTCGAGACACAAGCATCACCTCTCGACTAG
- a CDS encoding ribosome biosynthesis protein LTO1: MADITLDDVLDLENEFYKEGFTEGQEKSVRDNFLEGKAYGLQTGFQRFLVLGYIQGLVESWEQYQSKAVQGHLSQLKDIIKDIPLTNGDKEVAKYELAIGKARNKVRVLASITKSSEKIAKLDNLIKEVGGALQVSENVDEMW; the protein is encoded by the coding sequence ATGGCCGACATTACACTAGATGATGTCCTCGATCTCGAGAATGAATTTTATAAGGAGGGCTTTACAGAGGGTCAGGAGAAGTCTGTGAGAGACAATTTTCTTGAGGGCAAAGCGTATGGCCTACAAACAGGGTTTCAACGgtttcttgtacttggcTACATTCAAGGGCTCGTCGAGAGTTGGGAGCAATACCAATCGAAGGCAGTCCAGGGTCACCTCAGCCAGCTTAAggacatcatcaaggacatcCCATTGACGAATGGAGACAAGGAGGTCGCAAAATACGAGCTTGCAATAGGGAAGGCTAGAAATAAGGTAAGGGTACTAGCGAGCATTACTAAGTCATCAGAGAAGATTGCTAAGCTAGACAATTTGATAAAAGAGGTGGGTGGTGCATTACAAGTGTCTGAAAATGTCGATGAGATGTGGTAA
- the POL2 gene encoding DNA polymerase epsilon catalytic subunit, translating into MSRPSTFRGSTSARFVKNTKQPKKITQGYKLSKDQLVPEKANPLLNDAIQKREIVEQIDNMDKLMGFERFEHGDHDGAKPRKGWLINMHATIVPTEDYLAGYSGVDYYFLDAEGGSFKATIQYDPYFFLLVVPGKEAVVEEALKKLLEQFNMNSVSRELKEDLKLPNHLVGLQRSVLRLVFHNTSDLHGARRTLTPFIKENQRTGERRDVFQTLNFYNSDNIDSRGYQTKKEISRSESVADPMSYIDDIREYDVPYHVRVSIDKAIRCGKWYNVFAKHGIVNLEEDKERIAFADPVVMAFDIETTKAPLKFPDSKVDQIMMISYMIDGEGFLITNREIISQNIEDFEYTPKPEYPGEFTIFNEPDEKHVLLRFYEHIRDSRPTVIATYNGDFFDWPFVESRSNFHGLNMFDEIGFAKDNDDEYKSKYCVHMDCYRWVKRDSYLPQGSQGLKAVTTAKLGYNPTELDPELMTPYARDKPQLLSEYSVSDAVATYYLYFKYVHPFTFSLSTIIPLNPDEVLRKGTGTLCEMLLMVQAYEKNILLPNKYTDPIERFYEGHLLESETYVGGHVESLEAGVFRSDIATDFRIEPTAIDELLSDLHNSMKFFVEVENGKSLDDIENFDEVYTHIKSQLEDLKNNPVRKENPLIYHVDVASMYPNIMTSNRLQPDSIKTEEDCAACDFNRPGKTCDRRLPWAWRGEFFPAELNEYGMIKRALQNESFPPAKPWLPNRTFDELPYSEQASLIKKRLSDYSRKVYNRIKQTKTVTREAIVCQRENPFYVNTVRDFRDRRYEFKTLAKVWKGKTSQCKDTISKDEAKKMVVLYDSLQLAHKVILNSFYGYVMRKGSRWYSMEMAGITCLTGATIIQMARSLVERIGRPLELDTDGIWCILPKSFPENFNLKCKDGKKLFLEYPCSMLNYLVHQRFTNHQYQELVDKNTFKYATRSENSIFFEVDGPYKAMVLPTSKEEGKGLKKRYAVFNKDGSLAELKGFELKRRGELQLIKNFQSDIFKLFLEGTNLESCYEAVATVANNWLDVLDTKGGMLEEEDLIELICENRSMSKAVSEYEGQKSTSITTARRLGEFLGSEMVKDAGLACKYIISAKPYGSPVTERAIPVSIFSYEKKEEFLKKWLNDKELKDCDPRSIIDWDYYKERLASVVQKIITIPAALQGIENPVPRIPHPDWLQKRLNILNDKKKQSNIANFFGVSDLKKQKEKAIKDLEDFGEIDECDVRSKVGKVAIRKRKHARAIQMQQAEEEERNNSILNGPCPSMTEDYVGFLRYQKAKWAVQIKNRERRKKLFGESSDSSHRASVGNMIRRRAENLAGSDWEILEYKPDPANPGALRVYVVAGGKVQSFMFHIPKRLYVSFKTALPDKLTVPHVNIEKSNAIAPNGHDTKNLYKLTMSETTYNDEMSKVDSLLHDTKVLGIYESEIDSMDRAIIEMGNTVRFDDTKVGALGKCLKNGFSSKDLINVEKDNYLKRFNIEIVYLLHIMTNSYEFFAVFNSWDENVTISILKPSSGAQELSVNLEKIYKEVYQVKRDKVSKLYNILDYKPEMKFETSYFNTSSSLYKRLNKTLRGFQESRSNKALLTIQSPYCEKVLELLDSGIDFPTVKMQVSEVSLPALSWQSLIAKRIMNQFLSVASWLKNMIALATYGKVPLCNLQVEKMGYLIDIEFARRLNENNIILWWSKNPYPDHGGFENDKVGDITNYDFVPINNPEIYETASLEIEIGTLTINSILTSSLINEAEGTDLYDVSLIGPEYNGSTMAQDAFCPAALNILKSMVKGWWDDAVGSNVNADAMMSILVSWVHSSDSKLYDFSLHNHINNLTSKALLQLVGELKRMNVNVVFASRYKIIVQTTKISVENSYAFGQYLVNATRSKPLFNFLDLRIARYWDVLIWLDEYNYAGRCCTRITNDEVQTLHPKSKWHIKKFLPVIFQNDFEDWVFIFLDAIVKHKSENLLGGTQKGTQRITQLAHVLRGQYQQDTASEEFEEDENSFTSSEVMEALRKPLLRRIEKLYRRQNESILNPDMKKDYEFPTHPGSHLEMKNPVLELVKFLCAVFALSNKRNTEVRMLRKDLLSAIEVKEFCPESLFVNPSASMKISTIICDYCNYSSDIDFCRDEEKDIWTCPNCRKFYNKVFLEEELIKQLNILLFKYMTQDYECNKCHSIRSDNMSEYCKCSGRWTETVKFAQIKNRLKVFSNVSAHFGFKMLRSLTEEIA; encoded by the coding sequence ATGTCAAGACCTTCCACATTTAGGGGGTCTACCTCGGCGAGGTTTGTGAAGAATACCAAACAGCCGAAGAAAATCACCCAGGGGTACAAGCTATCAAAAGATCAGCTTGTGCCTGAGAAAGCTAATCCTTTGCTAAATGACGCCattcaaaaaagagagattgTTGAACAAATCGACAATATGGACAAACTCATGGGTTTCGAGCGGTTCGAGCACGGTGACCACGATGGTGCCAAACCCAGGAAGGGCTGGCTCATAAACATGCATGCAACCATAGTTCCAACAGAAGACTACTTGGCCGGATACTCAGGTGTTGATTATTACTTCCTAGATGCCGAAGGTGGTTCATTTAAAGCCACCATTCAGTATGACCCAtattttttcttattgGTCGTGCCTGGAAAAGAGGCCgtggttgaagaagctttgaagaaattgttgGAACAGTTCAACATGAATTCTGTCAGCAGAGAACTCAAAGAGGACCTTAAGCTACCCAACCATTTGGTTGGCCTACAACGCTCTGTGCTCAGACTCGTGTTTCACAACACAAGCGACTTACATGGTGCACGAAGAACTCTTACTCcattcatcaaagaaaaccaGAGAACAGGCGAACGCAGAGACGTGTTCCAAACGCTCAATTTTTATAATTCGGACAACATTGACCTGAGGGGCTatcaaacaaaaaaagaaataagCAGAAGTGAAAGCGTCGCTGATCCAATGTCGTACATTGATGACATTCGTGAGTACGACGTTCCATACCATGTGCGTGTTTCCATAGATAAAGCCATCCGTTGTGGTAAATGGTACAATGTCTTTGCTAAACATGGCATCGttaatcttgaagaagacaaggaGCGCATTGCATTTGCGGATCCCGTTGTTATGGCTTTCGATATCGAGACAACAAAAGCTCCCTTGAAGTTTCCAGATTCAAAAGTCGATCAGATCATGATGATATCGTATATGATAGATGGCGAAGGTTTCTTAATCACAAACCGTGAAATTATATCTCAAAACATCGAGGATTTTGAGTACACCCCAAAACCAGAATACCCAGGTGAGTTCACAATTTTTAATGAGCCTGATGAGAAGCATGTACTTCTACGTTTTTATGAACATATACGTGATTCTCGCCCCACTGTCATTGCCACATACAACGGTGACTTTTTCGACTGGCCATTTGTGGAAAGCAGATCAAACTTTCATGGCCTCAACATGTTTGACGAAATCGGCTTTGCTAAGGATAATGATGACGAGTATAAGTCAAAATACTGTGTCCACATGGACTGCTATCGCTGGGTGAAGCGTGATTCATATTTGCCACAAGGGTCTCAAGGTTTGAAAGCAGTCACCACTGCAAAATTGGGATACAATCCAACGGAATTGGACCCTGAATTAATGACACCATACGCTCGCGACAAACCACAACTTCTTTCGGAGTACTCTGTTTCCGATGCCGTGGCCACCTATTACCTCTACTTCAAATACGTTCATCCGttcaccttctccttgagTACTATAATTCCTTTGAACCCTGATGAGGTTTTGAGGAAGGGTACGGGCACTCTTTGTGAAATGCTTTTGATGGTGCAGGCATACGAGAAGAACATTCTACTTCCAAACAAATACACAGATCCTATTGAGAGATTTTATGAGGGTCACCTTCTCGAGTCGGAGACCTACGTTGGCGGCCATGTGGAATCTCTTGAAGCAGGTGTGTTCAGAAGTGATATTGCCACAGATTTCAGGATCGAGCCGACTGCCATTGATGAGCTACTAAGTGATTTGCACAACTCGATGAAgttctttgttgaagttgagaatGGCAAGTCCTTAGATGACATTGAGAACTTTGATGAGGTTTACACCCATATCAAAAGTCAACTTGAGGACTTGAAAAATAATCCCGttagaaaagaaaatcctCTTATTTATCATGTTGATGTTGCATCCATGTACCCGAACATTATGACCTCGAATAGATTGCAGCCGGACTCCATCAAAACTGAGGAAGATTGTGCAGCTTGCGACTTTAACAGACCAGGCAAGACATGCGATAGAAGACTACCTTGGGCATGGAGAGGGGAGTTCTTTCCTGCGGAGCTAAATGAATATGGAATGATTAAACGTGCTCTACAAAATGAACTGTTTCCTCCAGCGAAACCTTGGCTCCCAAATAGGACCTTTGATGAACTTCCATACTCCGAACAAGCGTCCttaatcaagaagagattgagtGACTATTCCAGAAAAGTTTACAATAGAATCAAGCAAACGAAAACAGTCACAAGAGAAGCTATCGTATGTCAGCGTGAGAATCCTTTTTACGTAAACACTGTCCGCGATTTCAGAGATCGTCGTTATGAATTCAAGACCCTTGCTAAGGTCTGGAAAGGCAAAACAAGTCAGTGCAAGGACACAATTTCAAAGGACGaagcaaaaaaaatggtGGTACTCTATGACTCTCTTCAGCTTGCTCACAAAGTTATTCTCAATTCTTTCTACGGGTACGTTATGAGAAAAGGTTCAAGGTGGTACTCGATGGAGATGGCCGGTATCACATGTCTTACTGGAGCTACTATTATTCAGATGGCGAGGTCTTTGGTCGAAAGAATTGGGAGGCCCTTGGAATTGGACACAGATGGTATTTGGTGTATTTTGCCCAAATCTTTCCCTGAGAATTTCAATTTAAAATGCAAGGATGGAAAAAAACTATTCCTCGAATATCCTTGCTCCATGTTGAACTACTTGGTTCATCAGCGCTTTACAAATCACCAGTATCAAGAGTTAGTCGATAAGAACACTTTCAAATATGCGACAAGATCAGAAAACTCGATTTTTTTCGAAGTGGACGGCCCCTACAAAGCTATGGTTCTCCCTACCTCcaaggaagaaggaaaaggtTTAAAGAAGAGGTACGCCGTCTTCAATAAAGACGGCTCACTTGCAGAATTGAAGGGGTTCGAGTTGAAACGAAGGGGAGAGCTTCAACTTATCAAGAACTTTCAATCTGATATATTTAAACTATTCTTGGAGGGCACCAATCTTGAAAGTTGCTACGAGGCGGTTGCGACAGTCGCCAACAATTGGTTGGATGTACTAGATACGAAAGGTGGAATGctcgaggaggaagatTTGATAGAGCTTATTTGCGAAAATCGAAGTATGAGCAAAGCAGTATCCGAATACGAGGGACAAAAGTCAACTTCGATCACAACAGCTCGACGTTTAGGTGAGTTCTTGGGTTCTGAGATGGTTAAGGATGCCGGCCTCGCTTGTAAGTATATCATCAGCGCGAAGCCATATGGTAGCCCCGTCACGGAAAGGGCTATCCCTGTGTCAATATTTTCCTacgaaaaaaaggaagaattCCTAAAGAAATGGTTGAATGATAAAGAACTCAAGGATTGTGACCCAAGATCCATCATAGATTGGGACTATTACAAAGAGAGACTTGCCTCTGTTGTACAGAAAATCATCACGATTCCGGCAGCTTTGCAAGGTATTGAAAATCCAGTTCCAAGAATCCCACATCCGGactggttgcaaaagcgCCTCAACATTTTGAATGataaaaagaaacaaagtAATATTGCTAATTTCTTCGGCGTACTGGACCTCAAAaagcagaaagagaaagcgaTTAAAGATTTGGAGGACTTTGGAGAGATAGATGAGTGTGATGTTCGATCCAAAGTTGGCAAGGTGGCCatcagaaaaagaaagcatgCTCGTGCGATTCAAATGCAGcaagcagaggaagaagagcgtAACAATTCTATATTAAACGGACCATGTCCATCAATGACTGAAGATTACGTTGGTTTTTTGAGGTACCAAAAAGCCAAATGGGCCGTGCAAATAAAGAATAGAGAGCGCCggaaaaagctttttggagaaagttCTGATTCATCTCACCGTGCGTCAGTTGGTAACATGATCAGACGGAGGGCTGAGAACTTAGCAGGATCTGATTGGGAGATCCTCGAATATAAGCCAGATCCTGCCAATCCAGGTGCTCTAAGAGTTTACGTCGTGGCTGGCGGAAAAGTACAGTCTTTTATGTTCCATATTCCCAAAAGACTTTACGTCTCATTCAAGACTGCTCTTCCAGACAAACTCACTGTTCCTCACGTTAACATTGAAAAGTCTAATGCAATTGCGCCGAACGGTCATGATACTAAGAACCTTTACAAGCTCACAATGTCTGAAACCACCTACAACGATGAGATGAGCAAAGTCGACAGTTTGCTTCATGATACAAAAGTGTTGGGCATTTATGAATCTGAAATAGACTCGATGGATAGAGCCATTATTGAAATGGGAAACACCGTACGTTTCGATGATACCAAGGTTGGCGCCTTAGGTAAatgtttgaaaaatggttTCAGCTCAAAAGATTTGATAAATGTCGAGAAGGACAATTACTTGAAGAGGTTTAACATAGAAATTGTCTACTTGTTGCATATCATGACCAACAGCTACGAATTCTTCGCTGTTTTCAACTCATGGGACGAGAATGTTACTATTCTGATATTGAAGCCATCAAGTGGAGCTCAAGAGTTGAGTGTGAATCTCGAAAAAATATACAAGGAGGTTTATCAGGTGAAGAGGGACAAAGTCTCCAAGCTTTACAACATTCTCGACTATAAGCCTGAAATGAAGTTCGAGACGAGTTACTTCAATACGCTGTCTTCGCTTTACAAAAGGCTCAATAAGACATTGCGGGggtttcaagaaagcaGGAGCAATAAAGCTTTGCTCACAATCCAATCTCCATACTGTGAGAAGGTCCTCGAATTGCTAGATCTGGGCATTGACTTCCCAACAGTCAAGATGCAAGTTAGTGAGGTCTCTCTTCCCGCTCTTAGTTGGCAGTCTTTGATAGCCAAGAGAATAATGAATCAGTTTCTCCTGGTAGCGTCGTGGCTCAAAAATATGATCGCATTAGCTACTTACGGGAAAGTGCCTCTTTGCAATTTGCAAGTTGAAAAGATGGGTTACTTGATCGATATTGAATTTGCTAGGCGCCTCAATGAAAATAATATTATTCTATGGTGGTCGAAAAATCCTTACCCAGACCATGGTGGATTCGAAAACGACAAAGTGGGGGATATTACAAATTATGACTTTGTTCCCATCAACAATCCAGAGATTTACGAGACCGCATCCTTGGAAATCGAAATTGGCACATTGACTATTAATTCTATATTGACAAGCTCTTTAATTAACGAAGCTGAGGGTACTGACCTCTACGACGTCTCACTTATTGGACCTGAGTACAATGGATCTACCATGGCGCAGGATGCATTTTGtcctgctgctttgaacaTCCTCAAATCCATGGTCAAGGGCTGGTGGGATGATGCTGTGGGAAGCAATGTCAATGCAGATGCTATGATGAGTATCTTAGTATCTTGGGTGCATCTGTCAGATTCTAAACTCTACGATTTCAGCTTGCACAATCACATAAACAACCTTACTTCAAAAGCATTATTACAGCTTGTGGGTGAGCTTAAACGTATGAACGTAAACGTGGTTTTTGCATCTCGCTATAAGATAATTGTCCAGACAACAAAAATATCCGTTGAAAATTCATATGCTTTTGGTCAATACTTGGTGAATGCTACGAGATCCAAACCGTTGTTCAACTTCCTCGATCTAAGAATTGCTCGATACTGGGACGTCTTGATTTGGTTGGATGAGTATAACTATGCTGGTCGTTGTTGTACAAGGATCACGAACGACGAAGTCCAGACTTTGCATCCGAAAAGTAAATGGCATATTAAGAAATTTTTACCGGTCATCTTTCAGAATGATTTTGAGGATTGGGTGTTTATCTTTTTGGACGCAATCGTTAAGCATAAAAGCGAGAACTTGCTAGGAGGAACCCAGAAGGGAACGCAACGAATCACTCAATTGGCTCACGTTCTCCGGGGACAATACCAGCAAGATACGGCAtctgaagaatttgaagaagatgagaatAGCTTCACTTCCAGTGAGGTTATGGAGGCATTGAGAAAACCACTCCTAAGAAGAATCGAGAAGCTCTATCGTCGTCAAAATGAATCAATCCTCAACCCTGATATGAAGAAGGACTACGAATTTCCGACGCATCCAGGATCACATCTTGAAATGAAAAATCCAGTCCTTGAGTTGGTTAAGTTCTTATGTGCCGTGTTTGCATTGTCCAATAAGCGGAACACGGAGGTACGAATGCTTAGGAAGGACCTCCTTTCTGCAATTGAAGTGAAAGAATTTTGCCCCGAAAGTCTTTTCGTAAATCCAAGTGCATCAATGAAGATCTCAACCATTATTTGTGACTACTGCAATTATTCGAGTGATATTGACTTCTGcagagatgaagagaaggacATTTGGACATGTCCAAACTGTCGCAAATTTTACAACAAggtatttttggaagaggagTTAATCAAGCAGCTTAACATATTGCTCTTCAAATACATGACGCAAGACTACGAATGCAATAAGTGCCATTCTATCAGGAGTGACAACATGAGTGAGTACTGCAAGTGCTCTGGCAGATGGACCGAGACCGTCAAGTTTGCACAGATCAAAAATCGTCTCAAAGTTTTCAGCAATGTGTCTGCTCATTTTGGTTTCAAGATGCTACGGTCGTTGACTGAAGAAATTGCATAA
- the TPS1 gene encoding alpha,alpha-trehalose-phosphate synthase (UDP-forming) TPS1 translates to MHKGKVLVVSNRLPVTIKRKDDGSYEYSMSSGGLVTALQGLKKSTEFQWYGWPGLELPEDEQERVNEDLMDQFKCCAIFLSDTIADLHYNGFSNSILWPLFHYHPGEMNFDETAWAAYIEANRQFASKIVEQVDDDDMIWVHDYHLMLLPQMLREELAKSSKHPKNVRIGFFLHTPFPSSEIYRILPVRREIVTGVLSCDLIGFHTYDYARHFLSSVSRIVPNVNTLPNGVEFEGRSIQIGAFPIGIDVDKFTEGVKKPDVVSRIEQLKQKFNDVKVIVGVDRLDYIKGVPQKLHAFEVFLTENPEWIGKVVLVQVAVPSRGDVEEYQSLRANVNELVGRINGRFGTVEFVPIHYLHKSVPFDELISLYRVSDVCLVSSTRDGMNLVSYEYIACQQEKNGVLILSEFAGAAQSLNGAIIVNPWSSEDMSDAIKESLTLPEEKKAINFKKLFDYISKYTSGYWGESFVKQLAKCNAEKKPGPWN, encoded by the coding sequence ATGCATAAGGGAAAAGTTCTTGTGGTGTCAAACCGTCTTCCAGTGACCATCAAGAGGAAAGATGATGGTTCTTATGAATACTCGATGTCCTCAGGAGGGTTGGTGACCGCCCTTCAAGGATTAAAGAAGTCCACCGAGTTCCAATGGTATGGCTGGCCAGGCTTGGAGCTCCCCGAGGACGAGCAAGAAAGAGTCAATGAGGACTTAATGGATCAGTTTAAGTGCTGTGCTATCTTTTTAAGCGATACCATTGCTGACTTGCACTATAATGGCTTTTCCAACAGTATATTGTGGCCGTTGTTCCACTACCACCCTGGTGAGATGAACTTCGATGAAACCGCATGGGCTGCTTACATTGAGGCCAATCGCCAATTTGCCTCCAAAATCGTGGAGCAGgtcgatgatgatgacatGATTTGGGTCCACGATTATCACTTAATGTTGTTGCCTCAAATGTTGAGGGAGGAGTTGGCGAAGTCCCTGAAGCACCCTAAGAATGTAAGAATCggtttcttccttcatACACCTTTCCCATCTTCGGAGATTTACAGAATTTTGCCTGTGAGAAGAGAGATCGTCACTGGCGTGTTGAGCTGTGACTTGATTGGCTTCCACACCTACGATTACGCCCGTCATTTCTTGTCCTCTGTATCAAGGATTGTTCCGAATGTGAACACACTACCAAATGGTGTTGAGTTTGAAGGTCGCTCAATTCAGATTGGTGCATTTCCTATCGGGATCGATGTCGATAAATTTACAGAAGGTGTTAAGAAGCCGGATGTCGTCTCAAGAATTGAgcagttgaagcagaaatTCAATGACGTCAAGGTTATAGTTGGCGTTGATCGTCTTGATTACATCAAGGGCGTACCTCAGAAGTTGCACGCTTTCGAAGTTTTCCTAACCGAAAACCCCGAGTGGATTGGAAAAGTTGTTTTGGTACAGGTTGCGGTTCCTTCAAGAGGCGATGTTGAAGAGTACCAGAGTCTAAGAGCAAATGTTAACGAGCTCGTCGGAAGAATTAACGGTAGATTCGGTACAGTTGAGTTCGTTCCTATTCACTACTTGCATAAATCGGTGCCGTTTGATGAACTCATAAGTCTCTACCGTGTGTCAGACGTCTGTTTGGTGAGCTCCACGCGTGACGGTATGAACTTGGTCAGTTACGAATACATTGCATGCCAACAGGAGAAAAACGGTGTTCTTATATTATCGGAAtttgctggtgctgctcaGTCACTCAACGGTGCTATCATTGTTAACCCATGGAGTTCTGAGGATATGAGTGACGCAATTAAGGAGAGTTTGACCCTTcccgaggagaagaaagccatCAACTTTAAGAAGTTGTTTGACTACATATCCAAGTATACCTCTGGGTACTGGGGTGAAAGCTTCGTTAAGCAATTAGCGAAGTGTAACGCTGAGAAGAAACCTGGACCATGGAACTGA
- a CDS encoding protein transporter YIF1, whose translation MSNPYAYVADEYPQQQNLQHPQPQHAPFSPQQQHQQPLHSTNPQYQQFAGQSQFSNQQQFGIQQQFVNQQQFGNQQQLGNQQQFMGGQGSQFQPHQQTPGANAGPYSGFFSDPAASMAAQFAKTSLGQSNNYIQQNFGNYIPVAGDLKFYFNVSNSYVLNKIILILFPYRQKNWARIPQAEPTPTASAGSTYAPPSEDINAPDLYIPLMSFITYILLWSSFSGLKGEFHPELFGYLASQTLACSFIDILVFRVGLYLLNCSTQSSIWDLVSFSGYKYVAITVLLCWKNVVGGSWLLYYSVLFYVVVSLALFLMRSLKFLVLPVGVADISTPHEPQRRVRLQFLFFYAAVVQSLIILFMSR comes from the coding sequence ATGTCAAACCCTTATGCCTACGTTGCTGATGAGTATCCTCAGCAACAAAACTTACAACATCCGCAGCCTCAACATGCTCCGTTCTCTCCTcaacaacagcatcaaCAGCCCCTTCATTCGACGAATCCGCAATATCAGCAGTTTGCTGGACAACTGCAATTctcaaatcaacaacagtTTGGAATTCAACAGCAGTTCGTGAACCAGCAGCAGTTTGGCAATCAGCAGCAATTGGGAAACCAGCAGCAGTTTATGGGTGGACAAGGTAGTCAGTTCCAGCCACACCAACAAACTCCAGGCGCCAATGCCGGGCCCTACTCGGGCTTCTTTTCGGACCCAGCTGCATCCATGGCAGCccaatttgcaaaaacaAGTCTTGGTCAATCCAATAATTACATTCAGCAGAACTTTGGCAACTATATCCCTGTTGCTGGTGACTTAAAGTTCTACTTCAATGTGAGTAACTCCTACGtgctcaacaaaatcatccTCATACTATTTCCTTACCGCCAAAAGAACTGGGCTCGCATACCACAAGCTGAGCCAACGCCAACCGCTAGCGCTGGGAGCACCTATGCTCCACCCTCTGAGGATATCAACGCGCCAGACTTATACATTCCATTAATGTCTTTTATTACCTATATATTGCTTTGGTCATCGTTCCTGGGTTTGAAAGGTGAATTCCACCCGGAACTTTTTGGCTACTTGGCTTCTCAGACTTTGGCTTGCTCCTTCATCGACATCTTAGTTTTCAGAGTCGGTCTATACCTTTTGAACTGCTCTACTCAAAGTTCCATTTGGGACCTCGTCAGTTTTAGCGGCTACAAATACGTTGCAATTACCGTGCTCTTATGCTGGAAGAACGTTGTGGGAGGTTCATGGCTACTTTATTACTCAGTTTTGTTTTATGTTGTCGTTAGCTTGGCcttgtttttgatgagatcgTTGAAATTCTTGGTATTGCCAGTTGGTGTTGCTGACATCTCAACTCCGCATGAGCCACAAAGGAGAGTCAGACTTCAGTTTTTGTTCTTCTACGCTGCGGTTGTTCAATCCTTGATCATTCTATTCATGTCCCGTTAG